The Populus trichocarpa isolate Nisqually-1 chromosome 2, P.trichocarpa_v4.1, whole genome shotgun sequence genome has a window encoding:
- the LOC7453915 gene encoding serine/threonine-protein kinase D6PKL1: MERIAESKALPAKLPVASQVSSRAYVVSGREVSQAPKLQTGLVRDVAGRFNAHQSQITDFPVPVRPWKGKDSAAIEDDLMLDVVVTSKGSGDSFDEGEPSSFSGASHPPEPIDTDLIMKTVYVPISQKKAEPGCLVKSMSVKGPFLEDLSIRVSPKKPSPVILSPAESLIEEPNDLLVLPSPFTVPRRSQNTENSLLPPDSEEKECVWDASLPPSGNVSPHSSIDSTGVVTAMSIVNSCASTYRSDVITSDGMLTIDRNCESTKGSVSVRGDSLESAKTSVSRASDSSGLSDDSNWSNITGSANKPHKGNDPRWNAILAIRARDGILGMSHFRLFKRLGCGDIGSVYLSELSGTRCFFAMKVMDKASLASRKKLTRAQTEREILQLLDHPFLPTLYTHFETDRFSCLVMEYCPGGDLHTLRQRQPGKHFSEHAARFYAAEVLLALEYLHMLGVVYRDLKPENVLVRDDGHIMLSDFDLSLRCAVSPTLIRTSFDSDPSKRAAGGAFCVQPACIEPSSVCIQPACFLPRIFAQKNKKKTRKSRHDLGLPACALPELVAEPTAARSMSFVGTHEYLAPEIIKGEGHGSAVDWWTFGIFLHELLYGKTPFKGSGNRATLFNVVGQQLRFPDSPATAYASQDLIRGLLVKEPQHRLGVKRGATEIKQHPFFESVNWALIRCSTPPEVPRPVETEPSPGKFGAVDKIGVGIVGSSSKRMAGTDMKSGGKYLDFEFF; encoded by the exons ATGGAAAGGATTGCAGAATCGAAGGCTCTTCCTGCTAAATTGCCTGTTGCGAGTCAGGTATCGTCAAGGGCATATGTAGTGTCAGGGAGAGAAGTGAGCCAGGCACCAAAGCTGCAGACAGGTCTGGTAAGAGATGTTGCGGGTCGATTTAATGCACATCAATCTCAAATTACGGACTTTCCTGTGCCTGTTAGACCGTGGAAAGGAAAGGACTCTGCAGCTATAGAAGACGACTTAATGCTTGATGTTGTTGTGACTTCTAAGGGCAGTGGTGATTCCTTTGATGAAGGTGAACCGAGTTCTTTCTCTGGGGCTAGTCATCCACCTGAACCTATTGACACAGATCTAATAATGAAAACGGTGTATGTACCAATCAGTCAAAAGAAAGCTGAGCCTGGATGCCTTGTGAAGAGCATGTCTGTGAAGGGGCCTTTTCTAGAAGATCTTTCAATCAGGGTTTCGCCCAAAAAACCAAGCCCAGTGATTCTTTCTCCAGCAGAAAGTTTGATTGAAGAACCTAATGACTTACTTGTATTGCCTTCTCCGTTTACTGTTCCTCGTAGATCACAAAATACAGAAAACTCTCTCCTTCCACCTGATTCAGAAGAGAAGGAATGTGTGTGGGATGCCTCTTTGCCTCCAAGTGGTAATGTGAGTCCACATAGTAGCATTGACAGTACTGGTGTTGTCACAGCTATGAGCATTGTCAATAGCTGTGCCAGTACATATCGGAGTGATGTTATTACAAGTGATGGCATGCTTACTATAGATAGAAACTGTGAGAGTACAAAAGGGAGTGTTAGTGTTAGAGGGGATTCGCTTGAAAGTGCAAAGACTAGTGTTAGTAGAGCAAGTGACAGTAGTGGTCTTAGTGATGACAGTAATTGGAGCAATATTACTGGCAGTGCAAATAAGCCTCATAAAGGAAATGATCCCAGGTGGAATGCTATTCTTGCCATTCGAGCACGAGATGGAATTTTGGGAATGAGTCACTTTAGATTATTCAAACGCCTTGGGTGTGGTGACATTGGCAGCGTATATCTCTCAGAGCTGAGTGGAACTAGGTGTTTTTTTGCAATGAAAGTAATGGACAAGGCATCCCTTGCAAGCAGGAAAAAGTTGACAAGAGCTCAGACAGAAAGGGAGATTTTGCAGTTGTTGGATCATCCATTTCTGCCTACTTTATATACTCATTTTGAGACGGACAGATTCTCATGTTTGGTTATGGAATATTGTCCAGGGGGTGATCTTCACACTCTGAGGCAACGACAACCTGGAAAACATTTTTCCGAGCATGCTGCCAG ATTTTATGCGGCAGAGGTTTTATTGGCACTTGAATATCTTCACATGCTTGGAGTAGTCTACAGAGACTTGAAACCTGAAAATGTCCTAGTCCGTGATGATGGCCACATAATGCTTTCAGATTTTGACCTTTCCCTTAGATGTGCTGTTTCACCCACCCTGATAAGAACATCATTTGATTCTGACCCTTCAAAACGAGCTGCTGGCGGTGCATTTTGTGTTCAGCCTGCCTGTATTGAGCCCTCGTCAGTTTGCATCCAACCTGCATGTTTTTTGCCTCGCATCTTTGctcagaaaaataagaaaaagaccCGAAAATCTCGCCATGACCTTGGGTTGCCAGCTTGTGCACTTCCAGAGCTGGTGGCAGAACCAACAGCTGCTCGGTCCATGTCCTTTGTGGGAACCCATGAATACCTGGCCCCTGAAATTATCAAGGGAGAAGGCCATGGCAGTGCAGTTGATTGGTGGACATTTGGCATTTTCTTGCACGAGCTATTATATGGTAAAACTCCATTCAAAGGCTCAGGAAACCGAGCTACCTTGTTCAATGTGGTGGGGCAGCAGCTTAGATTCCCAGATTCACCAGCGACTGCTTATGCTAGCCAAGATTTGATCCGAGGCTTGCTGGTGAAGGAACCTCAGCACAGGCTAGGGGTGAAGAGGGGTGCAACTGAGATCAAGCAGCATCCTTTCTTTGAAAGTGTGAATTGGGCACTAATTAGGTGTAGCACACCACCTGAAGTGCCAAGACCAGTGGAGACCGAGCCCTCGCCAGGCAAGTTCGGTGCAGTTGACAAAATTGGGGTCGGCATTGTAGGCAGCAGCAGTAAAAGGATGGCAGGGACAGACATGAAGTCTGGGGGTAAATATCTAGACTTCGAGTTCTTTTAG